In Rhodothermales bacterium, a genomic segment contains:
- the aqpZ gene encoding aquaporin Z, with the protein MKQYGAEFLGTFWLVLGGCGSAVIAAAFPNVGIGLLGVSLAFGLTLLTMAFAIGHISGCHINPAVSVGLWAAGRFPAAKLAPYIVAQVLGGIVAGGVLYIIASGAAGFDVSNGFASNGYGAHSPGGYSLLAALVTEVVMTMFFLVIILGATDDRAPAGFAPIAIGLGLTLIHLISIPVTNTSVNPARSTGVALFVGDWAVAQLWLFWLAPIVGGVLGAVAYRMIATKED; encoded by the coding sequence ATGAAGCAGTACGGCGCGGAATTTCTTGGAACGTTCTGGCTGGTGCTCGGGGGCTGTGGGAGTGCTGTGATCGCTGCTGCATTTCCGAACGTGGGTATTGGCCTACTTGGCGTTTCGCTAGCTTTCGGATTGACGCTTCTGACCATGGCGTTTGCCATAGGACACATCTCGGGTTGCCACATAAACCCCGCAGTCTCGGTCGGTCTCTGGGCCGCAGGTCGCTTCCCTGCAGCCAAGCTCGCTCCCTACATTGTAGCCCAGGTGCTCGGCGGCATCGTCGCGGGCGGAGTTCTTTATATCATCGCGAGCGGTGCGGCGGGATTCGACGTCTCCAACGGCTTTGCCTCGAATGGTTACGGAGCGCATTCACCCGGTGGCTACTCACTCCTCGCCGCGCTGGTCACCGAGGTTGTCATGACCATGTTCTTTCTCGTGATCATCCTTGGAGCTACCGACGATCGTGCTCCGGCCGGCTTTGCACCGATAGCTATCGGACTTGGATTAACGCTGATTCACTTGATCAGCATTCCGGTTACCAACACGTCCGTTAACCCTGCACGGAGCACAGGAGTCGCTCTCTTTGTTGGTGATTGGGCCGTCGCTCAGCTCTGGCTCTTCTGGCTGGCTCCAATCGTCGGTGGAGTACTTGGGGCGGTGGCGTACCGAATGATTGCCACCAAAGAGGACTGA